One window of bacterium genomic DNA carries:
- a CDS encoding FkbM family methyltransferase, producing MKLKEFFYLLGMQPKPRVYGYKINTFELAEYGKVDYAQWLHPHEAEQMFSLDVIHQINKFLSPGDAAIDIGAHTGDTTIAIALSVGKSGCVLALEPNRYVFPVLKKNSELNPDKTNIVPLMFAATIEDGDYEFEYSDAGFCNGGLYPGISKWKHGHAFKLKVKGRNLQTFLSNHYPDVVSRLRYIKVDTEGSDLEVLRGISGLIREQKPYIRAEVFKKTSPEQRRNLLQFLKGHGYSVYLIESDSNYLGELVNDNNLTKWPHYDIFCVPA from the coding sequence ATGAAGCTCAAAGAGTTCTTTTATCTCCTGGGAATGCAGCCCAAACCGAGAGTTTACGGATACAAAATCAACACTTTTGAGCTTGCTGAATATGGCAAAGTGGATTACGCCCAATGGTTGCACCCGCACGAAGCGGAACAGATGTTTTCACTGGATGTCATCCATCAAATCAACAAGTTCCTCTCTCCTGGTGACGCAGCCATCGATATTGGCGCTCACACCGGCGATACCACAATCGCAATTGCTCTGAGCGTGGGTAAGTCCGGGTGTGTCCTCGCCCTGGAACCCAATCGATATGTGTTCCCGGTCTTGAAAAAAAATTCGGAACTAAATCCCGATAAAACAAACATCGTTCCCTTGATGTTTGCCGCCACAATCGAAGACGGAGATTACGAATTCGAATACTCAGATGCTGGATTCTGCAATGGCGGATTGTATCCAGGAATCAGCAAGTGGAAGCACGGACATGCATTTAAGCTGAAAGTGAAAGGCAGAAATTTACAAACTTTTTTGTCTAACCACTACCCGGATGTTGTGAGTAGACTCCGTTACATCAAAGTGGATACTGAAGGATCCGATCTTGAAGTGCTTCGGGGCATTTCCGGTCTTATCAGAGAACAGAAACCGTACATAAGAGCTGAAGTGTTCAAAAAAACGAGCCCCGAACAGCGTCGCAATCTTCTACAATTTCTTAAGGGTCATGGATATTCCGTCTATCTGATTGAAAGCGACTCGAATTACCTGGGTGAGTTGGTAAACGATAACAATCTTACGAAATGGCCTCATTATGATATCTTTTGCGTCCCCGCGTGA
- a CDS encoding glycosyltransferase family 4 protein has translation MSSRLHMITGVNAQGTDIFHLLHQDSRYEPIRFNGKYVLTIHDLNFRLRYKGSMLNKRFKRLQSRINRAQLVTTISHYVLGQVRQYFKMSCPANVIYNGNTIDLSIRAVKPSWIPDRPFLFSLGIISKTKNISALLPFLQKTKDYNLIIAGNKKGEYAKSIHQKIGSDQLTSRVFMPGEISESEKLWLYKNCDAFLFPSTAEGFGLPLVEAMSVGKPVFAYYGSSLPEIGGDVAFYWHDFDPQNMCDVFVKGMHDFSVHPGKANQLKERAALFNWNQSAREYVSLYNSV, from the coding sequence GTGTCTTCAAGACTGCATATGATCACCGGTGTGAATGCGCAAGGTACAGATATTTTTCATTTACTGCACCAGGATTCGAGATATGAACCTATTCGTTTTAACGGCAAATATGTTCTTACGATTCACGATCTCAATTTCAGACTTAGATACAAAGGGTCCATGCTGAACAAGAGATTCAAGAGATTGCAGTCCAGGATCAACCGCGCCCAGCTCGTGACAACCATTTCGCATTACGTGCTCGGACAGGTGCGTCAATATTTTAAAATGAGTTGTCCGGCAAATGTGATTTACAACGGTAATACCATCGACTTGAGCATCCGGGCGGTCAAGCCTTCCTGGATACCTGACCGTCCGTTTCTTTTCTCTCTCGGAATTATTTCCAAAACAAAAAATATTTCAGCCCTTTTACCGTTTCTGCAAAAGACGAAAGATTATAATTTGATCATAGCAGGCAACAAGAAGGGCGAGTATGCAAAATCCATCCACCAAAAAATCGGATCCGATCAGCTTACCTCACGCGTATTCATGCCCGGTGAGATCAGCGAAAGCGAAAAACTGTGGTTGTATAAGAATTGTGACGCGTTCTTATTTCCCTCGACCGCAGAAGGATTTGGGCTGCCGTTGGTGGAAGCCATGAGCGTGGGAAAACCTGTCTTTGCTTATTATGGATCCTCACTTCCTGAAATAGGCGGAGACGTGGCTTTTTACTGGCATGATTTTGATCCACAGAACATGTGTGATGTGTTTGTGAAAGGGATGCACGATTTTTCTGTTCATCCCGGCAAAGCAAATCAACTGAAGGAAAGGGCCGCGCTTTTTAACTGGAATCAATCAGCGCGGGAATACGTTTCCCTTTATAACTCGGTGTAA